From Streptomonospora salina, the proteins below share one genomic window:
- a CDS encoding alpha-(1->3)-arabinofuranosyltransferase domain-containing protein, whose amino-acid sequence MTGPRTGGGRRGTGPDPAPEASGAAGGGTAGPEDAALVRRLKLLGGCLLLCAAALSLDPAKIVGDTKIDLVVDPMGFLERALHLWDPAYFGQLQNQAYGYFFPNGPFHALLIGLDMPEWLVQRVWMSVLLCAAFLGTVKLAEALGIGTLHTRILAGAAYALAPRVLTLLSYNSAELQPMLLLPWILLPLVHGTRRGRPPIRAATLSALAFLLCSGTNAASELAVLVVPLIYLLTRAPGPRKRRLLAWWLTALFLVSFWWLAPLLLMGRYVFSFMPYTEDAATTTQITTLTNALRGADNWMGYIPAAGQSTLPAGAELSTGPAMAAATALVAGLALAGLVNRGTPERLFLTTTLLAGTAIVVAGYTGALTGPLAETMRDLLNGPLSPFRNTHKFDALIRLPVVLGLAQLPVVLARDAADRRARRAAVARADAGSRLRRTAPGTVYRAGAGACALAVAATLTPVATVGMATPGGFERIPAYWYEAADWLDSRSGSGTTMAVPGSARGEYQWGRPMDEPMQPLMESAWTNHQIIPWGSAGVSRLNREIDQRISSGRGSAGLTATLARMGVDHLLVRNDLDRRELNGGWPARVHQALADAPGISRAASFGPAVGDADPRQASDWYDQPYRSLDVYTVDAAAPRVGTVPADAAVRVTGGPEALLDLAEEGMITGDRPVIVGDDPGAEDIAPENTVVTDTARRREVVYSDVRRNASNTLTPDDERRDAPAPEIADPAWNDYTTAARYTGIADVTASSSEAGAGALPAARDPGRMPFSALDDALDTSWRSSAFAGAVGQWLEIEFDEPRDVGELEIAFERIPGEPPPARISLITDDDRTTAAVAATEDPQAFTAPSGATSTLRIRVDELAWEPEYRFGTRVGITGVTVPGMQAERTLRVPGAEGADAFVFTGSTGTVPGCMQGSRVWVCDPGLAVQGEDAYTFDRTFDADGSAAYGEHTVTGRTVVTDPHDVENAANRAGGYPEVTSSSTSVDHPAAMGRNAFDGDDATVWYPDPDEDAPWVDVELGERTEIGGLRVDFARPDAAADPIGVTVEAGGTVRSGSLDGSGSLGFDPVTTEHLRISFAPPEGRPLEVRRVALPGVEPLPAVEGGDAATVCGLGPVLRVNGERVETRITSGTLADQVAGEPLRYESCSGVPVQEGGNRLLVEPGNRYRVHSAVLTGPGSALSVPGAGGTGGAASDEVAMAEVTAMAGWGDSERRFTVGVDEDSFLVVNENFNDGWEASVEGRGAPLEPVRLDGWKQAWRLPAGTAGEVTLRYTPDGPYHAALAAGAAFALAVAVLALRRPAPARPPRPARRRLRRGGGAGAVPGRPALLDRGTALPGAGPGRIPRFVLAPAGVLYGLWVGGAAGAAVVGGALVLVRWLGRAPSRSLRHARPGRPALGGRLLRVLAGPWPVVACLTAAGVCLGAGTYLAHQLPFHDISDLLGGPLREWAPQALCLPALARLLLALGDPVGPTRTPAAALPPAQAAAPAADGADGADGDRPRSAAAPAADETVDDAAGPAGDDAGGPGQEVRT is encoded by the coding sequence GTGACCGGTCCCCGAACCGGGGGCGGGCGCCGCGGTACCGGACCCGATCCCGCGCCGGAGGCCTCCGGCGCGGCCGGCGGCGGAACAGCGGGGCCCGAGGACGCCGCGCTGGTGCGCCGCCTCAAACTGCTGGGCGGGTGCCTGCTGCTGTGCGCGGCCGCGCTGAGCCTGGACCCCGCCAAGATCGTCGGCGATACCAAGATCGACCTGGTCGTCGACCCCATGGGGTTCCTGGAGCGCGCCCTCCACCTGTGGGACCCCGCCTACTTCGGCCAGTTGCAGAACCAGGCCTACGGCTACTTCTTCCCCAACGGCCCCTTCCACGCGCTGCTCATCGGCCTGGACATGCCCGAATGGCTCGTCCAGCGCGTATGGATGTCGGTTCTGCTGTGCGCGGCGTTCCTCGGCACGGTCAAACTCGCCGAGGCGCTGGGCATCGGCACCCTGCACACCCGCATCCTCGCGGGCGCCGCCTACGCGCTGGCGCCGCGGGTCCTCACGCTGCTGTCCTACAACTCCGCGGAGCTGCAGCCGATGCTGCTGCTGCCGTGGATCCTGCTGCCCCTGGTGCACGGCACCCGGCGCGGAAGACCGCCGATCCGCGCGGCGACGCTGTCGGCGCTGGCTTTCCTGCTCTGCTCGGGCACCAACGCCGCCTCCGAGCTGGCCGTGCTCGTCGTGCCGCTGATCTACCTGCTCACCCGCGCGCCCGGCCCGCGCAAACGCCGGCTGCTGGCCTGGTGGCTGACCGCGCTGTTCCTGGTCTCGTTCTGGTGGCTGGCCCCGCTGCTGCTCATGGGCCGCTACGTGTTCTCGTTCATGCCCTACACCGAGGACGCGGCCACCACCACCCAGATCACGACCCTGACCAACGCGCTGCGCGGCGCCGACAACTGGATGGGCTACATCCCCGCGGCGGGCCAGTCGACCCTGCCGGCCGGGGCCGAACTGTCCACCGGCCCCGCGATGGCCGCCGCCACGGCCCTGGTGGCCGGCCTGGCCCTGGCCGGACTGGTCAACCGGGGCACGCCCGAACGGCTGTTTCTGACCACCACGCTGCTGGCCGGAACCGCGATCGTCGTCGCCGGCTACACCGGGGCGCTCACCGGACCGCTGGCCGAGACGATGCGCGACCTGCTGAACGGCCCGCTGAGCCCCTTCCGCAACACCCACAAGTTCGACGCGCTCATCCGCTTGCCCGTCGTGCTGGGCCTGGCCCAGCTGCCCGTCGTCCTCGCGCGCGACGCCGCCGACCGCCGCGCCCGCCGGGCCGCGGTCGCCCGCGCCGACGCGGGGAGCCGGCTCCGGCGCACCGCACCGGGGACCGTCTACCGCGCCGGGGCCGGCGCGTGCGCCCTGGCCGTGGCCGCGACCCTGACGCCCGTGGCCACCGTGGGCATGGCCACCCCCGGCGGGTTCGAGCGGATCCCCGCCTACTGGTACGAAGCCGCGGACTGGCTCGACTCCCGCAGCGGCTCCGGCACGACCATGGCCGTGCCCGGATCGGCGCGCGGCGAGTACCAGTGGGGCCGCCCGATGGACGAGCCGATGCAGCCGCTGATGGAATCGGCCTGGACCAACCACCAGATCATCCCGTGGGGATCGGCGGGCGTCTCGCGCCTCAACCGGGAGATCGACCAGCGCATCTCCTCCGGGCGCGGCTCCGCCGGCCTCACCGCCACCCTGGCCCGCATGGGCGTCGACCACCTGCTGGTGCGCAACGACCTGGACCGCCGGGAGCTCAACGGCGGCTGGCCGGCCCGCGTGCACCAGGCGCTGGCCGACGCGCCCGGCATCTCCCGCGCCGCGTCCTTCGGCCCCGCCGTCGGCGACGCCGACCCCCGGCAGGCGTCGGACTGGTACGACCAGCCCTACCGGTCGCTGGACGTCTACACCGTCGACGCCGCCGCGCCCCGCGTGGGCACCGTGCCCGCCGACGCGGCGGTGCGGGTCACCGGAGGCCCCGAAGCCCTGCTCGACCTCGCCGAAGAGGGCATGATCACCGGCGACCGGCCGGTGATCGTCGGCGACGACCCCGGCGCCGAGGACATCGCCCCCGAGAACACGGTGGTGACCGACACCGCCCGCCGCCGCGAAGTCGTCTACTCCGACGTCCGCCGCAACGCGAGCAACACCCTCACCCCCGACGACGAGCGGCGCGACGCGCCCGCCCCCGAAATCGCCGATCCCGCATGGAACGACTACACCACCGCCGCCCGCTATACCGGCATCGCCGACGTCACCGCCTCCTCCTCCGAGGCCGGGGCCGGCGCCCTGCCCGCCGCGCGCGACCCCGGCCGGATGCCCTTCTCCGCCCTCGACGACGCCCTCGACACCTCGTGGCGCTCCAGCGCGTTCGCCGGCGCGGTGGGCCAGTGGCTGGAGATCGAGTTCGACGAGCCGCGGGATGTCGGGGAGCTGGAGATCGCGTTCGAGCGGATCCCGGGCGAGCCGCCGCCGGCCCGCATCAGTCTGATCACCGACGACGACCGCACCACCGCCGCCGTCGCCGCCACCGAGGACCCGCAGGCGTTCACCGCCCCCTCGGGTGCGACCTCCACGCTGCGCATCCGCGTCGACGAGCTGGCGTGGGAACCGGAGTACCGGTTCGGCACCCGGGTGGGGATCACCGGCGTCACCGTCCCGGGGATGCAGGCCGAGCGCACACTGCGGGTGCCCGGCGCCGAGGGCGCCGACGCGTTCGTGTTCACCGGCTCCACCGGAACCGTCCCCGGATGCATGCAGGGATCGCGCGTGTGGGTGTGCGACCCCGGCCTGGCCGTCCAGGGCGAGGACGCCTACACCTTCGACCGCACGTTCGACGCGGACGGATCGGCCGCCTACGGCGAGCACACCGTCACCGGGCGCACGGTGGTGACCGACCCCCACGACGTGGAGAACGCCGCCAACCGCGCCGGCGGCTACCCCGAGGTGACCTCGTCCTCCACCTCGGTGGACCACCCCGCCGCCATGGGCCGCAACGCTTTCGACGGCGACGACGCGACCGTGTGGTACCCCGACCCCGACGAGGACGCGCCCTGGGTCGACGTCGAGCTGGGCGAGCGCACCGAGATCGGCGGGCTGCGGGTGGACTTCGCCCGGCCCGACGCGGCGGCCGACCCGATCGGCGTCACCGTCGAGGCGGGCGGCACGGTGCGCAGCGGGTCGCTCGACGGCAGCGGCTCCCTGGGCTTCGACCCCGTCACCACCGAGCACCTGCGCATCAGCTTCGCCCCGCCGGAGGGTCGGCCGCTGGAGGTGCGGCGTGTCGCGCTGCCCGGTGTCGAGCCGCTTCCGGCCGTCGAGGGCGGCGACGCCGCTACGGTGTGCGGCCTGGGCCCGGTTCTGCGGGTCAACGGCGAGCGGGTCGAGACCCGCATCACCTCGGGCACGCTGGCCGACCAGGTCGCGGGCGAACCGCTGCGCTACGAGAGCTGCTCGGGGGTGCCGGTCCAGGAGGGCGGCAACCGGCTTCTGGTCGAGCCCGGAAACCGCTACCGGGTGCACTCGGCCGTGCTCACCGGACCCGGCTCCGCCCTGTCCGTCCCCGGCGCCGGCGGGACCGGCGGCGCGGCGTCGGACGAGGTGGCCATGGCGGAGGTGACCGCGATGGCGGGGTGGGGCGACAGCGAGCGCCGGTTCACCGTCGGCGTCGACGAGGACAGCTTCCTCGTCGTCAACGAGAACTTCAACGACGGCTGGGAAGCGTCGGTCGAGGGGCGCGGCGCCCCGCTGGAACCGGTGCGCCTGGACGGCTGGAAGCAGGCCTGGCGCCTCCCGGCCGGCACCGCCGGCGAGGTCACGCTGCGCTACACGCCCGACGGCCCCTACCACGCGGCCTTGGCAGCGGGAGCCGCCTTCGCTCTGGCCGTGGCGGTTCTGGCGCTGCGCCGGCCCGCCCCCGCCCGACCGCCGCGCCCCGCCCGGCGCAGGCTCCGGCGCGGCGGCGGTGCCGGGGCGGTGCCGGGGCGCCCCGCGCTCCTCGACCGCGGCACCGCGCTGCCCGGAGCCGGCCCCGGTCGCATACCGCGGTTCGTCCTGGCGCCGGCGGGCGTGCTGTACGGGCTGTGGGTCGGCGGAGCGGCCGGAGCCGCGGTCGTGGGCGGCGCGCTGGTTCTGGTGCGGTGGCTGGGTCGCGCACCCTCGCGCTCCCTGCGCCACGCGCGGCCGGGGCGCCCGGCGCTGGGCGGGCGGCTGCTGCGCGTCCTGGCGGGGCCCTGGCCGGTGGTGGCGTGCCTGACCGCGGCCGGAGTCTGCCTGGGCGCGGGCACCTACCTGGCGCACCAGCTCCCCTTCCACGACATCAGCGACCTGCTCGGCGGGCCGCTGCGGGAATGGGCGCCCCAGGCGCTGTGCCTGCCCGCGCTGGCCCGGCTGCTGCTCGCGCTCGGCGACCCCGTCGGCCCCACCCGCACGCCCGCCGCCGCGCTCCCGCCCGCGCAGGCGGCAGCGCCCGCTGCGGACGGCGCGGACGGTGCGGACGGGGACCGGCCCCGGTCCGCGGCCGCACCTGCGGCCGACGAAACGGTCGACGACGCGGCCGGCCCCGCGGGTGACGACGCGGGGGGACCCGGACAGGAGGTGCGCACGTGA